One window from the genome of Saccharomyces mikatae IFO 1815 strain IFO1815 genome assembly, chromosome: 2 encodes:
- the ATG12 gene encoding Atg12p (similar to Saccharomyces cerevisiae ATG12 (YBR217W); ancestral locus Anc_6.113) — MSRILESENETESDESSIISTNNGTAMENSRNNLEIKSSTHTVQNRLELFSRRLSQLGLGSDVSVNQQVKNSSTSTYEQKEMTKINAQEIEQKSGKKEVNTQKIQIKFQPIGSITQLKPSVCKISMSQSFAMVLLFLKRRLKMDQVYCYINNSFAPSPQQNIGELWMQFKTNDELIVSYCASVAFG, encoded by the coding sequence ATGAGTAGGATCCTGGAGAGcgaaaatgaaacagaaaGTGACGAAAGCTCCATTATATCCACTAATAATGGGACGGCCATGGAAAACTCAAGAAATAATTTGGAAATAAAATCGTCTACTCACACCGTTCAAAATAGATTAGAACTTTTTAGTAGAAGATTATCACAGCTTGGATTAGGAAGTGATGTTTCTGTGAACCAGCaagtaaaaaattcatctaCTAGCACTTATGAACAGAAGGAGATGACTAAGATAAATGCACAGGAAATCGAACAAAAGAGCggcaaaaaagaagtaaatactcaaaaaattcagatAAAATTTCAACCTATTGGATCCATTACACAGTTAAAACCTTCTGTTTGTAAGATCTCAATGTCACAATCTTTTGCAATGGTACTTTTATTTCTCAAAAGACGGCTGAAGATGGATCAGGTTTATTGTTATATAAATAATTCTTTTGCCCCCAGTCCACAACAAAATATTGGAGAGCTTTGGATGCAATTCAAAACCAATGATGAACTTATTGTAAGTTATTGTGCATCGGTGGCTTTTGGTTGA
- the PYC2 gene encoding pyruvate carboxylase 2 (similar to Saccharomyces cerevisiae PYC2 (YBR218C) and PYC1 (YGL062W); ancestral locus Anc_6.115) yields the protein MSSVKKLAGLRDNFSLLGEKNKILVANRGEIPIRIFRSAHELSMRTIAIYSHEDRLSMHRLKADEAYVIGEEGQYTPVGAYLAMDEIIEIAKKHKVDFIHPGYGFLSENSEFADKVVKAGITWIGPPAEVINSVGDKVSARNLAARANVPTVPGTPGPIETVQEALDFVNEYGYPVIIKAAFGGGGRGMRVVREGDDVADAFQRATSEARTAFGNGTCFVERFLDKPKHIEVQLLADNHGNVVHLFERDCSVQRRHQKVVEVAPAKTLPREVRDAILTDAVKLAKVCGYRNAGTAEFLVDSQNRHYFIEINPRIQVEHTITEEITGIDIVSAQIQIAAGATLSQLGLFQDKITTRGFSIQCRITTEDPSKNFQPDTGRLEVYRSAGGNGVRLDGGNAYAGATISPHYDSMLVKCSCSGSTYEIVRRKMIRALIEFRIRGVKTNIPFLLTLLTNPVFIDGTYWTTFIDDTPQLFQMVSSKNRAQKLLHYLADLAVNGPSIKGQIGLPKLKSNPSVPLLHDAQGNVINVVNIAPPSGWRQVLLEKGPAEFAKQVRQFNGTLLMDTTWRDAHQSLLATRVRTHDLATIAPTTAHALAGAFALECWGGATFDVAMRFLHEDPWERLRKLRALVPNIPFQMLLRGANGVAYSSLPDNAIDHFVKQAKDNGVDIFRVFDALNDLEQLKVGVDAVKKAGGVVEATVCYSGDMLQPGKKYNLDYYLEVVDKIVQMGTHILGIKDMAGTMKPAAAKLLIGSLRTRYPNLPIHVHSHDSAGTAVASMSACALAGADVVDVAINSMSGLTSQPSINALLASLEGNIDTGINVEHVRELDAYWAEMRLLYSCFEADLKGPDPEVYQHEIPGGQLTNLLFQAQQLGLGEQWAETKKAYREANYLLGDIVKVTPTSKVVGDLAQFMVSNKLTPDDIKRLANSLDFPDSVMDFFEGLIGQPYGGFPEPLRSDVLRNKRRKLTCRPGLELEPFDLEKIREDLQNRFGDIDECDVASYNMYPRVYEDFQKMRETYGDLSVLPTKNFLAPAEPDEEIEVTIEQGKTLIIKLQAVGDLNKKTGQREVYFELNGELRKIRVADKSQNIQSVAKPKADVHDSHQIGAPMAGVIIEVKVHKGSLVKKGESIAVLSAMKMEMVVSSPADGQVKDVFIKDGESVDASDLLVVLEEETLPPSQKN from the coding sequence atgaGCAGTGTTAAGAAATTGGCCGGTCTGAGAGATAATTTCAGTTTGCTCggtgaaaagaataagatcTTAGTAGCCAATAGAGGTGAAATCCCGATCAGAATTTTCAGATCCGCTCATGAGCTGTCCATGAGAACCATTGCAATATATTCGCATGAAGACCGTCTTTCGATGCATAGGTTGAAGGCGGACGAAGCGTATGTTATCGGAGAAGAGGGTCAATACACGCCCGTGGGTGCGTACTTGGCCATGGACGAGATCATTGAAATTGCGAAGAAGCATAAGGTGGATTTTATTCATCCAGGTTATGGGTTCCTGTCTGAAAATTCTGAATTCGCTGACAAAGTGGTGAAAGCAGGTATCACTTGGATTGGGCCTCCTGCTGAAGTCATTAATTCCGTAGGTGACAAAGTTTCTGCGAGAAACTTGGCAGCAAGAGCTAATGTGCCTACCGTTCCTGGTACTCCAGGACCTATTGAAACAGTGCAAGAGGCACTTGACTTTGTCAATGAGTATGGCTACCCGGTGATCATTAAAGCCGCCtttggtggtggtggtagAGGTATGAGAGTCGTAAGAGAAGGTGACGACGTTGCTGATGCTTTTCAACGTGCTACCTCTGAGGCCCGTACTGCCTTTGGCAACGGTACATGTTTTGTGGAAAGGTTCTTAGACAAGCCAAAGCATATTGAAGTTCAACTATTAGCAGACAATCACGGAAATGTGGttcatctttttgaaagagactGTTCTGTGCAAAGGAGACATCAAAAGGTTGTCGAAGTGGCACCAGCAAAGACTCTGCCTCGCGAAGTCCGTGATGCTATTTTGACAGATGCTGTTAAATTGGCTAAAGTCTGTGGGTACAGAAACGCAGGTACTGCAGAATTTTTGGTTGACAGCCAAAATAGACACtatttcattgaaattaACCCAAGAATCCAAGTTGAGCACACAATCACGGAAGAAATCACCGGTATTGACATTGTTTCTGCACAAATTCAGATTGCTGCAGGTGCCACCTTAAGTCAGTTAGGTCTATTCCAGGATAAAATTACAACTCGTGGGTTCTCCATCCAGTGCCGTATCACCACGGAAGAtccttcaaagaatttCCAACCAGATACTGGCCGCTTGGAGGTATATCGTTCTGCCGGTGGTAATGGTGTTAGATTAGACGGTGGTAATGCCTACGCCGGTGCCACTATCTCTCCCCACTACGATTCAATGTTGGTCAAATGTTCCTGTTCTGGATCCACATATGAAATCGTTCGTAGGAAAATGATCCGTGCGTTGATTGAATTCAGAATAAGAGGTGTCAAGACCAACATTCCTTTCCTATTGACTCTTTTGACCAATCCAGTCTTTATTGACGGTACATATTGGACAACTTTTATTGATGACACACCACAACTGTTCCAAATGGTCTCATCGAAAAACAGAGCCCAAAAATTGTTACACTATTTGGCAGACTTGGCTGTCAATGGACCATCCATTAAGGGACAAATTGGTTTGCCAAAGTTGAAATCAAACCCAAGTGTCCCTCTGTTGCACGATGCTCAAGGTAATGTTATAAACGTTGTGAATATTGCACCACCTTCTGGGTGGAGACAAGTTCTACTGGAAAAGGGACCAGCTGAATTTGCCAAGCAAGTGAGACAATTCAACGGTACCCTGTTGATGGACACCACATGGAGAGATGCTCATCAATCCCTACTCGCAACAAGGGTTAGAACCCATGATTTAGCTACAATCGCTCCAACTACTGCACATGCTCTTGCAGGTGCCTTTGCTCTGGAATGTTGGGGTGGTGCTACATTCGATGTCGCCATGAGATTCTTGCACGAAGATCCATGGGAACGTTTAAGAAAGTTAAGAGCTTTGGTGCCCAATATTCCATTCCAAATGTTATTACGTGGTGCCAATGGTGTAGCTTACTCTTCGTTGCCTGACAACGCAATTGACCATTTCGTCAAGCAGGCCAAAGATAACGGTGTTGACATATTCAGAGTCTTTGATGCTTTGAATGATTTAGAACAACTAAAAGTCGGTGTGGATGCCGTCAAGAAGGCCGGTGGTGTAGTTGAAGCTACTGTTTGTTATTCCGGCGACATGTTACAACCAGGTAAGAAATATAACTTGGATTACTATTTAGAAGTCGTTGACAAGATAGTCCAAATGGGTACTCATATCTTGGGTATTAAGGATATGGCAGGTACTATGAAACCAGCCGCTGCCAAACTATTAATCGGGTCTTTAAGAACTAGATATCCAAACTTGCCAATTCATGTTCATAGTCATGACTCTGCAGGTACCGCTGTTGCATCTATGTCTGCATGTGCTCTTGCAGGTGCTGATGTTGTTGATGTCGCTATCAACTCGATGTCAGGTTTAACTTCTCAACCATCAATTAATGCTTTGTTGGCATCATTGGAAGGTAACATCGATACCGGTATTAACGTTGAGCATGTTCGTGAATTAGACGCCTACTGGGCAGAAATGAGattattatattcttgTTTCGAAGCTGACTTAAAGGGCCCTGATCCAGAAGTTTACCAACATGAAATCCCAGGTGGTCAATTAACCAATTTATTGTTTCAAGCTCAACAATTGGGTCTCGGTGAACAATGGGCTGAGACCAAGAAAGCCTATAGAGAAGCTAATTACTTATTGGGTGATATTGTTAAAGTTACTCCAACTTCTAAGGTTGTCGGTGATTTAGCTCAATTCATGGTCTCTAACAAGTTGACTCCCGACGATATCAAACGTTTGGCTAATTCTTTGGACTTCCCTGACTCTGTTATGGACTTTTTTGAAGGTTTAATTGGTCAACCATACGGTGGGTTCCCGGAACCACTAAGGTCTGATGTATTAAGaaacaagagaagaaagttgACGTGTCGTCCAGGTTTGGAATTGGAACCATTtgatcttgaaaaaattagagAAGACTTGCAAAATAGGTTTGGCGATATCGATGAATGCGATGTTGCTTCGTACAATATGTACCCAAGGGTTTATGAagatttccaaaaaatgagagaaaCATACGGCGATTTATCAGTACTGCCAACCAAGAATTTCTTAGCTCCAGCAGAACCAGATGAGGAAATCGAAGTCACAATCGAACAAGGTAAGACTTTAATTATCAAATTACAAGCTGTTGGTGACTTGAATAAAAAGACTGGTCAAAGAGAAGTGTATTTCGAATTGAACGGTGAACTAAGAAAAATTCGTGTCGCAGACAAATCGCAAAACATACAATCTGTTGCTAAACCAAAGGCAGACGTACATGACTCCCATCAAATCGGTGCACCAATGGCGGGTGTTATTATAGAAGTTAAAGTACACAAAGGCTCCTTAGTGAAAAAGGGTGAATCGATTGCTGTTTTGAGTGCCatgaaaatggaaatgGTTGTCTCTTCACCAGCAGATGGTCAAGTTAAAGACGTTTTCATTAAGGATGGTGAAAGTGTTGACGCCTCAGATTTACTTGTTGTTCTAGAGGAAGAAACTCTACCCCcatctcaaaaaaattaa
- the SMKI02G3270 gene encoding uncharacterized protein (similar to Saccharomyces cerevisiae YBR220C; ancestral locus Anc_6.118) yields the protein MEPKRKSGSLAKHDLPQFYLLIMLYLVQGIPVGLAFGTVPFLLKSLAKETSFTSLGIFSMATYPYSLKIIWSPIVDSLYNKRIGRRRSWIIPVQFVSGFVLWILGWCISRGIIFDGVDDAFHNRGNGTLHSVNIKNLTWWFGLLVFLCATQDIAVDGWALTILSKESLSYASTAQTIGLNIGYFMSFTIFLSLNSSDFANKYFRKIPLDYGFISLGGYMKFSGILYIVITIYIIFFTIEKPFVEYLPKVDPVNSVNEEPKQMTIEYDDGDVVSAQNTKSIKYIYHCFVKVLKLKSVRSLAFIHMISKFAFQCNEAATNLKLLEQGFKREDLAVTVLIDLPFEIIFGYYVVKWSSDKDPMIHNNRRLRNGAKTNKIVYFLVGDAGVLTPWLWGFLGRLAAAVLGSYVVKQFPKGGEISTRYFCLVVFQHLLGSFMNTVQFIGISAFHTRVADPVLGGTYMTLLNTLSNFGGTWPRLIIMSLINYFTVYQCTIPNTNEVYVTHGGSMQACTELLHGTVTILRDGYYITNLICIAVGLFLYFGYLKRKILHLQSLPISSWRCT from the coding sequence ATGGAACCTAAGCGAAAAAGCGGGTCCCTCGCCAAACATGACTTACCGCAATTCTATCTTTTAATTATGCTATATTTGGTTCAAGGTATACCCGTGGGCTTGGCCTTTGGTACGGTACCATTTCTGCTTAAGTCCCTAGCAAAGGAGACCTCGTTCACATCACTgggaattttttctatggCTACGTATCCGTATTCTTTGAAGATTATATGGTCCCCTATAGTTGATTCGCTGTATAACAAGCGCATCGGTAGAAGAAGATCATGGATCATCCCAGTACAGTTTGTTAGTGGATTTGTGCTATGGATCCTAGGGTGGTGCATATCACGAGGCATAATCTTTGACGGCGTGGATGATGCATTCCATAATCGCGGGAATGGTACTCTACACAGCGTCAATATAAAGAATTTAACGTGGTGGTTTGGCCTCTTGGTTTTCTTGTGTGCCACTCAAGATATTGCAGTAGATGGTTGGGCTTTAACGATTCTGTCCAAGGAATCCCTATCGTATGCATCCACCGCGCAAACAATAGGTTTAAACATCGGTTATTTTATGTCATTCACCATTTTCCTGTCGTTGAATTCATCAGATTTTGCCAATAAGTATTTTAGGAAGATCCCATTAGATTACGGGTTCATCAGTCTTGGTGGATACATGAAGTTCTCAGGGATTCTTTACATTGTGATTACTATAtacatcatatttttcactaTAGAGAAGCCCTTCGTGGAGTATTTACCCAAAGTCGACCCGGTAAATTCTGTCAATGAAGAACCGAAACAGATGACTATTGAGTACGACGATGGCGATGTTGTGTCAGCTCAGAATACAAAAAGTATAAAGTACATTTACCACTGTTTTGTAAAAGTGCTGAAACTGAAGTCAGTGAGAAGTCTAGCTTTTATTCACATGATTTCCAAATTTGCCTTCCAATGTAATGAAGCAGCCACTAATCTGAAACTTCTTGAGCAAGGcttcaaaagagaagacCTAGCTGTCACAGTGCTTATAGACCTGCCGTTCGAAATCATATTTGGGTACTACGTTGTCAAATGGAGCTCTGACAAAGACCCTATGATTCATAACAATAGAAGGTTAAGAAACGGCGCAAAAACTAACAAGATAGTCTATTTTCTAGTAGGAGATGCTGGCGTCCTGACACCGTGGTTGTGGGGGTTTTTGGGCCGTCTGGCGGCAGCGGTCTTGGGAAGCTACGTGGTGAAGCAATTCCCTAAAGGCGGTGAGATATCCACTCGGTATTTCTGCCTGGTCGTATTCCAGCACCTCTTAGGCTCCTTTATGAATACCGTTCAGTTCATTGGAATTTCCGCCTTTCACACTAGAGTTGCAGACCCCGTGTTGGGTGGTACATACATGACCTTATTGAACACCCTAAGCAACTTTGGCGGAACTTGGCCGCGGCTGATCATCATGTCTCTGATCAACTACTTCACCGTGTACCAGTGTACCATTCCCAATACAAATGAAGTGTATGTGACCCACGGCGGCAGCATGCAAGCATGCACCGAACTCCTGCATGGCACAGTAACCATCCTGCGCGACGGCTACTACATCACTAACCTAATATGTATTGCGGTCGGACTTTTCCTATATTTCGGGtacttgaaaagaaaaattctgcATTTGCAAAGTCTGCCGATCAGTTCCTGGAGATGTACCTAA
- the PDB1 gene encoding pyruvate dehydrogenase (acetyl-transferring) subunit E1 beta (similar to Saccharomyces cerevisiae PDB1 (YBR221C); ancestral locus Anc_6.119), with translation MFSRLPPSLARSVGRRAPMSFVRPSAAAAMRFSSTKTMTVREALNTAMAEELDRDDDVFLIGEEVAQYNGAYKVSKGLLDRFGERRVVDTPITEYGFTGLAVGAALKGLKPIVEFMSFNFSMQAIDHVVNSAAKTHYMSGGTQKCQMVFRGPNGAAVGVGAQHSQDFSPWYGSIPGLKVLVPYSAEDARGLLKAAIRDPNPVVFLENELLYGESFEISEEALSPDFTLPYKAKIEREGTDISIVTYTRNVQFSLKAAEILQKEYGVSAEVINLRSIRPLDIEAIINTVKKTNHLITVESTFPSFGVGAEIVAQVMESEAFDYLDAPVQRVTGADVPTPYAKELEDFAFPDAPTIVKAVKEVLSIE, from the coding sequence ATGTTTTCTAGATTGCCCCCATCCTTGGCCAGAAGTGTTGGACGTCGTGCCCCAATGTCCTTTGTAAGACCttcagcagcagcagcaatgAGATTCTCATCTACAAAGACAATGACCGTCAGAGAGGCTTTAAATACCGCTATGGCAGAAGAATTGGACCGTGACGACGACGTCTTCCTTATTGGTGAGGAAGTTGCCCAATATAATGGTGCTTATAAAGTGTCCAAAGGTTTATTGGACAGGTTCGGTGAACGTCGTGTGGTTGACACACCTATTACCGAATACGGTTTCACAGGTTTAGCCGTTGGTGCCGCTTTAAAAGGTTTGAAGCCGATCGTAGAGTTCATGTCGTTCAATTTCTCTATGCAGGCTATTGACCATGTTGTTAATTCCGCGGCAAAGACTCACTACATGTCTGGTGGTACTCAAAAATGTCAAATGGTCTTTAGAGGTCCTAATGGTGCCGCTGTGGGTGTTGGTGCTCAACACTCACAGGATTTTTCACCTTGGTACGGTTCTATTCCAGGGTTGAAGGTTCTTGTACCTTACTCCGCTGAAGATGCCAGAGGTTTGCTAAAAGCCGCCATTAGGGATCCAAACCCTGTTGTCTTTTTGGAAAACGAATTGTTGTACGGtgaatcttttgaaatctCAGAGGAAGCTTTATCGCCTGATTTCACCTTGCCATACAAGGCTAAAATTGAAAGGGAAGGTACCGATATTTCCATTGTTACGTACACAAGAAACGTTCAATTTTCATTAAAAGCTGCAGAAATCTTACAAAAGGAATACGGTGTCTCTGCAGAAGTTATTAACTTGCGTTCTATTAGACCTTTAGATATTGAAGCTATCATCAATACTGTTAAGAAGACAAACCACTTGATTACTGTCGAATCCACTTTCCCATCATTTGGTGTTGGTGCTGAAATTGTCGCACAGGTCATGGAATCTGAAGCCTTTGACTATTTGGATGCACCAGTACAAAGAGTTACAGGTGCTGATGTTCCAACACCTTATGCCAAGGAATTAGAAGATTTCGCTTTCCCAGATGCTCCAACAATTGTCAAGGCAGTGAAAGAAGTCTTGTCAATTGAATAA
- the PCS60 gene encoding Pcs60p (similar to Saccharomyces cerevisiae PCS60 (YBR222C); ancestral locus Anc_6.120) — MSSTATVTASFNDTFKVSDNVAVIVPETATQVTYRDLSHMVGHFQTMFTNSSSPLYGTIFRQDTVAISMRNGLEFIVAFLGATMDAKIGAPLNSNYKEKEFNFYLNDLKSKAICVPKGTTKLQSSEILKSAAKFGCFIVELAFDATRFRVEYDIYSPDDNYKRVIYRSLDNAKFVNTNPVKFPGFARSSDVALILHTSGTTSTPKTVPLLHLNIVRSTLNISNTYKLTPLDRSYVVMPLFHVHGLIGVLLSTFRTQGSVVVPDGFHPKLFWDQFVKYNCNWFSCVPTISMIMLNMPKPQPFPHIRFIRSCSSALAPTTFHKLEKEFNTPVLEAYAMTEASHQMTSNNLPPGKRKPGTVGQPQGVTVVILDDNDNVLPPGKVGEVSIRGENVTLGYANNPKANKENFTKRENYFRTGDQGYFDPEGFLVLTGRIKELINRGGEKISPIELDGIMLSHPKIDEAVAFGVPDEMYGQVVQAAVVLKKGEKMTYEELVDFLKKHLASFKIPTKVYFVDKLPKTATGKIQRRVIAETFAKSSKNKSKL, encoded by the coding sequence ATGTCAAGTACCGCTACTGTTACTGCTTCGTTCAATGATACTTTTAAAGTATCCGATAACGTCGCTGTCATTGTTCCTGAAACGGCAACCCAAGTGACTTATAGGGATCTATCTCATATGGTAGGACATTTCCAGACTATGTTCACCAACTCTTCCTCTCCACTATACGGGACAATTTTTAGGCAAGATACAGTGGCAATATCCATGCGCAACGGGCTCGAATTTATTGTCGCTTTCCTTGGTGCTACTATGGACGCTAAAATTGGCGCACCCTTGAATTCCaattataaagaaaaagagtTCAATTTTTACTTAAATGACTTGAAATCTAAGGCTATTTGCGTTCCAAAGGGCACTACAAAATTACAGAGCTCTGAGATTTTAAAATCTGCCGCTAAGTTTGGATGTTTCATTGTGGAGTTGGCCTTTGATGCTACCAGGTTCAGGGTAGAGTACGATATATACTCGCCAGATGACAACTACAAGAGGGTGATTTACCGGTCTTTGGATAACGCTAAATTCGTCAATACGAATCCTGTCAAGTTTCCTGGGTTTGCCCGTTCCAGTGACGTTGCCCTTATTCTGCACACTAGCGGGACTACTTCCACTCCAAAAACAGTGCCTTTGCTACATTTAAACATTGTGAGGAGTACGTTGAATATTTCTAACACTTATAAACTAACTCCTTTGGACAGATCATATGTTGTGATGCCTCTTTTCCACGTCCATGGGCTAATCGGTGTTTTGCTTTCTACTTTTAGAACTCAAGGTTCTGTTGTCGTGCCAGATGGGTTCCATCCGAAGTTGTTTTGGGACCAATTTGTTAAATACAATTGTAATTGGTTTAGTTGCGTCCCCACGATAAGCATGATCATGCTGAACATGCCCAAACCGCAACCCTTCCCACATATTAGATTCATCAGATCCTGTTCCTCCGCGTTGGCGCCCACGACGTTCCATAAGCTGGAGAAGGAATTCAACACGCCTGTCTTAGAGGCCTATGCAATGACTGAGGCATCACATCAAATGACTTCAAACAATTTGCCGCCAGGAAAGAGAAAGCCCGGTACCGTGGGTCAGCCACAAGGGGTTACTGTCGTCATTTTAGATGATAACGATAATGTCTTACCCCCAGGTAAAGTCGGAGAAGTTTCCATCAGAGGTGAAAACGTTACTCTGGGATACGCTAATAATCCAAAAGCCAACAAAGAGAACTTCACCAAGAGGGAGAACTATTTCAGAACTGGTGATCAGGGTTATTTTGATCCAGAGGGGTTCCTGGTCCTTACGGGTAGAATTAAAGAGCTTATTAATAGGGGTGGTGAAAAAATCTCGCCAATCGAGCTCGATGGTATTATGCTATCACATCCCAAAATTGACGAAGCCGTTGCATTTGGTGTACCCGATGAAATGTATGGTCAGGTGGTTCAAGCTGCGGTCGTATTGAAAAAAGGTGAGAAAATGACGTACGAAGAACTAGTAGACTTCTTAAAGAAACATCTTGcctctttcaaaattccCACTAAGGTGTACTTCGTTGATAAGCTACCTAAGACTGCCACTGGTAAGATTCAGAGAAGAGTCATCGCAGAAACCTTTGCTAAGAGCAGCAAAAACAAGAGTAAGTTATAG
- the TDP1 gene encoding tyrosyl-DNA phosphodiesterase 1 (similar to Saccharomyces cerevisiae TDP1 (YBR223C); ancestral locus Anc_6.121), whose product MLSGTKRKRSEVAEKVAQRWKNVRYNGDTDKNPLGDDEDCVIISESKVIDLTGPDQKLDAKAEANDTAKSAVFKLIKSDFYEKEGFVGDADDMITLKDIFCTKRLKRSILFSFQYELDFLLRQFHDEIENITIVGQKGTIVPIEARSMDATLVDMLGKIKLIEVTMPPYTCHHTKLIINFYDNNECRIFLPSNNFTAMETNLPQQVCWCSPVLQIEREQQPIAFKTDLIEYLRSYHMKEIDDLITKSVEAVNFAPLNELEFVYSTPSKFKSSGLTLLYKKLEDLSSGPSVRNSTKHYLCQTSSIGTSLSRARDENLWTHLMIPLFTGIMSAPVEFSPGRKKVKILPPDLLMNEYSQRKIKPYIIFPTEQEVATSPLKRSSSGWFHFQYLQKKSYYEMLRNKFKIFYKEDPATITRRRGTTPAHSKFYMHSTTKNTEPCDASQVFRELEWCLYTSANLSQTAWGTTSKKPRNYEAGVLYHSSKLAETQKVTCRSFTRAGVGSKSHVAVPFTLPVIPYDLAEDECFCLARHEDN is encoded by the coding sequence ATGCTAAGTGGAACCAAGAGGAAAAGATCTGAAGTTGCGGAGAAAGTAGCACAACGATGGAAGAACGTCAGGTATAATGGCGATACTGACAAAAACCCTTTAGGAGACGATGAAGACTGCGTCATCATCAGTGAGTCAAAGGTTATAGATTTAACTGGTCCGGACCAAAAATTAGATGCAAAGGCAGAAGCAAACGATACGGCAAAAAGTGCAGTTTTCAAACTCATTAAATCAGATTTTTATGAAAAGGAAGGTTTTGTGGGAGATGCAGACGATATGATCACTCTGAAAGATATATTCTGCACTAAAAGGCTCAAGAGAAGCATTCTCTTCAGTTTCCAGTACGAACTCGATTTTTTACTGAGGCAATTCCACGACGAAATAGAGAATATAACCATTGTAGGACAAAAGGGGACAATCGTGCCTATCGAAGCCCGCTCTATGGACGCGACACTGGTAGATATGTTGGGCAAGATCAAGCTTATTGAGGTAACTATGCCCCCATATACATGCCATCACACCAAGCTGATTATAAACTTTTACGATAACAACGAATGCAGGATCTTTTTGCCCTCCAACAACTTCACAGCAATGGAAACTAATCTACCCCAGCAGGTGTGTTGGTGCAGTCCTGTTTTGCAAATAGAGAGGGAACAACAACCAATAGCGTTTAAAACAGACTTGATTGAATATCTCAGATCGTATCATATGAAAGAGATTGACGATTTAATTACAAAAAGCGTGGAGGCAGTCAATTTTGCGCCGTTGAACGAATTAGAGTTTGTATATTCCACGCCTTCCAAATTCAAATCCTCAGGACTGACTTTGCTCTACAAGAAACTGGAAGACCTTTCTAGTGGCCCAAGTGTtcgtaattctacaaaGCATTATCTATGCCAAACTTCATCCATAGGGACATCTCTATCAAGAGCGCGGGACGAAAACCTATGGACACATCTGATGATTCCTCTGTTTACAGGGATCATGTCTGCTCCAGTGGAGTTCTCCCCtgggagaaaaaaagtgaaaatacTGCCACCGGATCTACTGATGAATGAGTATTCTCAGAGAAAGATAAAGCCATATATCATTTTCCCTACCGAACAAGAAGTCGCCACCAGTCCCTTGAAGCGGTCCAGTTCTGGAtggtttcattttcagtaCCTGCAGAAGAAAAGCTACTACGAGATGCTGAGAAACAAGTTCAAGATCTTCTACAAAGAAGACCCTGCTACAATTACTAGGAGACGAGGAACCACACCAGCGCATTCTAAGTTCTACATGCATTctacaacaaaaaatacGGAACCCTGTGACGCATCACAGGTGTTCAGAGAGCTAGAGTGGTGCCTTTATACATCAGCAAACCTCAGTCAAACCGCGTGGGGTACCACTTCAAAGAAACCACGCAACTATGAAGCAGGAGTACTTTATCATAGTAGTAAATTGGCAGAAACCCAGAAGGTCACGTGCCGTAGCTTTACCCGCGCTGGAGTTGGTAGCAAAAGTCACGTGGCCGTGCCATTCACCTTACCAGTAATTCCATACGACCTGGCTGAGGATGAATGCTTTTGCCTTGCTCGCCACGAGGACAACTAG